GCTTCGCTGAAACCCATTGGCATGGTCTTTTATTTTACCGGCAGGCTGATTCCCTATTTTCTTATCAGCGCAGTCTTTACTTTTCTCTATATCTTCATACCCAATACCAAGGTGAGATTCAAATCGGCACTGGTGGGGGGCCTGCTGGCAGGCGGTCTCTGGGAGGGTGCCGGATGGGTCTTTGCATCGTTCACGGTATCGTCGACCAAATATGCGGCCATCTATTCCGGTCTGGCTATCATTATTCTTTTCATGATCTGGCTCTACCTCAGTTGGCGCATCGTTCTGATCGGTGCGGAGATTGCCTTTTACCATCAGTACCCGCTGATTCTCGGTGCGAATCAGGAGGCGCTTTTTGCCGACCACCGGTTCAGGGAAAAGCTCATCCTGACAATCATGTTCCTGATCGGCAACAGCTACTACCATAACACCCCTGCCTGGACGCTCAATTCGCTGGTGAATTATCTGCAGCTCCCGGTCGATCCCATTCAGGATATTCTGACCATTCTGGAGACAAAGGGGCTGGTTATTGAAGTTAACGATGGTCCACACATCTTTTTGCCAGCCAGGGATATCGAAACCATAACCCTGAAAGAGCTGCTCGGCTCGGTCAGAATGATTGGCCATGATCAGGACAGCCTTTTTTCTGTCAGCGAGGTTGACCGGATCATCGGTGATATCGACCAGGCCATCGGGAAGGCGATCGGCGAGGGGACCATCAAGGACCTTGTTCTTGGCAGCCAGCCGTAGGGTACTTATAAGGAAAAAGAAAAAGGACACCACTGAGACACTGAGACACAGAGAAAAACACAGGAAATGAGCAAAAGTGCAGGGAGCGAGAGCGTTAGAGAGTGAAGAGTGAGAGCCTGGGAGGGTGAAAAACGCTTTGACTTTGAAGGATGCTTGGTATCAACTAGCCCTAAAGTCCTCGGTAGATTTCCCGACGATGACCGATTTTTACGATCAGGATTATTAGCTCATTACTTCGCACGGTATAGATAACCCGGTAATCTCCTGTTCTGATCCGGTAAAGGTCATGCTCATTGGTGAGTTTCTTTGTATCGGGCGGATATGGATTTTCCGCTAAGGCATTAATCCGGTTTTTAATGCGGACCTGATCCTTTTTGGGGATATCCTTGAATTGGCGGGCAGCACCCGGAGAAAATTCTATTGTGTAAGCCACTATAACCCCTGTTCAGCTTTTATTTGTTCCCAGGGAATAGTTCCCTTTTCCTTCACTTCTTCCAGGGCCTCTTTGGCATCTTCAATGTCAATCTGATCTTCAAGTTTCTCCAAAAGCTCCAGGTCTGCAATGGAAACTACAGCGGCCAGGTTTTTTCCCCGACGATGAAGGATAACCCTTTCTTCTTTATAAGCCACGCGGTTGAGGATGTCTGCAAAATGGTCACGGGCTTTACTGGCAGATAAGCGAGTCATAATAAAATCCTCCCTCTTGTACGAATTGTGTATCTTGTACAAGGATACTATACTTCCTTGGACCTTGTCAAGTGTACATCCGGCCAATAATACCCTCACCTGTGTTTTTCTCTGTATCTCTGTGTCTCTGTGGTTTCCTTGTTTTTCTTGCCTTTATGGTCATGTCACCCCTTCTCCCCGGTCTTGGGTCCTGCCGAAGTCATCGTCAAAGCGGACGATGTCATCCTCTTCAAGGTAGTGCCCCAGTTGTACCTCGATGATATGGAGCGGGATTTTGCCGGGGTTTTCAAGGCGGTGCGGGGTGGTCTTGGAAATATAGGCCGACTGGTTCTCCTCCAGGAAGAAGGTTTGACTGCCATTGGTGATTTTGGCTGTTCCCCGCACAACCACCCAGTGCTCACTGCGGTGGTAGTGCATTTGATGGGACAGTTTGGCACCCGGATAAACGATGATCCGCTTGATTCTGGTGTCGCCTTTCTCCTCCAGGGTGGTATAGGTGCCCCAGGGGCGGTAAACCGTGGTGTGGGCCTGATATTCCCTGCGGCCTTTGGATTTCAGTTCATTGACGATTGATTTCACGTCCTGGCTTTTTTCAAGGTCTGAGATAAACACCGTATCGGGGGTTTCGACCACTACCATATTCTCAAGGCCGTTGGCAACGACCAGCCTGCCGTGACCCTTGATGAGGCAGTTTTTTGTCTCCCTGA
This window of the bacterium genome carries:
- a CDS encoding YhjD/YihY/BrkB family envelope integrity protein, giving the protein MKLGWVRKLDNFAFHQLWGRDISSLGRFRVFLIKLLRLIYVAVKKLTGRQLSLQAMSLVYTTLLSLVPLLAVSFSVLKSFGVYNQIEPFLRNFLAPFGPRAGEVTQKITEFVANMKVGVLGTVGLATLIYTIISLLQKIENAFNSIWKVRRSRSFLRKFSDYMSVISIGPLLAFSAISSIASFIRTTPFQKLASLKPIGMVFYFTGRLIPYFLISAVFTFLYIFIPNTKVRFKSALVGGLLAGGLWEGAGWVFASFTVSSTKYAAIYSGLAIIILFMIWLYLSWRIVLIGAEIAFYHQYPLILGANQEALFADHRFREKLILTIMFLIGNSYYHNTPAWTLNSLVNYLQLPVDPIQDILTILETKGLVIEVNDGPHIFLPARDIETITLKELLGSVRMIGHDQDSLFSVSEVDRIIGDIDQAIGKAIGEGTIKDLVLGSQP
- a CDS encoding type II toxin-antitoxin system RelE/ParE family toxin — encoded protein: MAYTIEFSPGAARQFKDIPKKDQVRIKNRINALAENPYPPDTKKLTNEHDLYRIRTGDYRVIYTVRSNELIILIVKIGHRREIYRGL
- a CDS encoding type II toxin-antitoxin system prevent-host-death family antitoxin gives rise to the protein MTRLSASKARDHFADILNRVAYKEERVILHRRGKNLAAVVSIADLELLEKLEDQIDIEDAKEALEEVKEKGTIPWEQIKAEQGL